The stretch of DNA GTNTTTACCGGTTCTGACTTTGTGGTCACCATCCGCCATGCCGAGACACCTGGCCTCTCTTCAACCCGGACTCGGTTGGAAGCCGATCCGGAACTACTGGCACTGGGCCCGGAGGCGGTGCTTTACGCCATCATGGATCAGGTGGTTGATGACTACCAGCCGGTGGTCAGCGGNCTTGAGAACGACATTGATGAGATCGAGGACCAGCTTTTCGCCGGGGAGCCCAACGTCTCACTGCGCATCTACCAGCTCTCCCGCGAGGTCATCCAGTTTCAGCGTGCCATCCATCCCTTGCAGGAGATACTCCAACAGCTCAAGGCAGGCTTTGANAAATACCGTTTCAATGTTGAGTTGGTGCGCCGTCTGCGGGATGTGGAGGACCACATTGAAACTGTTACGGCCAAGGCAGACTCCTTCCGCCAGCTGCTGCAAAACGCCCTGACGGTTGACGGCACGCTGACCACCAATCGGCAAAACGAGGCCGCCGCCGCCGAAAACGAACAAGTNAANAAGATCTCCTCCTGGGCAGCCATTCTCTTTGCCCCATCCTTTGTGGGTTCCATCTACGGTATGAACTTTGAGAACATGCCCGAACTCCACTGGGCGTTCGGGTANCCCTTCGCGTTGACGTTAATGTTCCTGGTGGGCCTTGTCATGTACGTGATCTTCAAGAANAAGACTTGGCTGTGACCGCTTGCGGGCCGATGCTCATGTCCTTGCCAGGGCTTGAATGTCCTCCAGGAAATCTGCTGCCACCGCATCGCTTACGGTTGCCCTGGTCTCGGCGATCGTAGCAAGGTAGTCCTCCGTCACCGGCCCACGGCGGCCGGTGACGGCGACGCCGTCGTCGTACACGGCCTTTTCCAAGGCACGCTGGGAGGCGCTGCGTGCGGCAAATTCAATGTCCGCCGGTGAGAACCCAGTACTGGCACCCACCAGGGCCTGGACGTCGATGTGTTCAGCTACGGCGGCAGGGATGAAGCGCTGCCACATGGCGGTGCGGGCTTGCGGGTCAGGTAACCCGATCGGGATGACGTAGTCAAAGCGGCCGTGGCGAAGGAATGCCGAATCCAGCGAGCGGATGAAGTTGGTGGCGCACACCAGCAGCCGGCCGGGCTGGTCACGGAACGCCGGGATGATTTTCAGCAGCTCATTGGTGACTCCCTGCATGGGCGAGGGAGGCTCCCNCGAACGTTGTGAGGCGATCTCTTCCACTTCGTCGATGAACACTACCGCGTGCTCCAGCTCAGCAATTTCCANAAAGGTCTGGCGCAGCGCACCGGCCAGACCGCCGGGCTNCCCGGCCAGACGCGAAGGGAAAACTTCCACAAAGGGCCATTCAAGCCGCGAGGCGATGGCTTTGGCAAAGGTGGTCTTTCCTGTCCCCGGAGGACCGAAAAGTACCACGGCTCGGGGTGGAACCACACCAAATTCCTCCGCCAGTCCCGCCTCGGCCAACGGCAAAACCAGACGCCGCTCGAGGAGTTCCTTTTCCTCCGTCATCCCAGCCACCCGGTCCCAGAGATCGCGCGGGAGTATCCGCCNCCCGAGTTCCTCGAGCACACCGCGCTCAGCTCGCTGAATGGGGATGCGGCGTTCAAAGTACCGCAGATTCTNTTNTACGACAAAGCCCCGGTTGCTGAAGGCCTCAACGGNGGTTTCGCTCTCAGGCATAAGTGCGGAGAGCTTGTTTAGCCCGTGGCTGGCCATACGATTTTCCACGGCAGCTAAGAGCAGTGTGCCAATTCCTTGACCGCGGAACACTGGCAACGTGGCCAAGAAGACGATCCAGCCCTGATCATGAGCGGCACGCCCCACCGCTGCGCCCACCAACTGGTCCCNCTGGACGGCCACCACAGCGTGGTCCTTCTCGCAGGACGCCAGCACCTCGGAAAGATCATAGACAGGTTCAACCCCGGTTTCACGCAGAGACTGCCACAGCANAAGGATGCCTTCAACGTCCTGGGCATGAAAATCGCGAATACTCCATGCAGTCATCTATTTCCCCTTCGAAATGCTTTGGCCACTGACTGCATCATGGCACAGCACCAGCAATGTGTTCCATTTCACGTCCGTCATGGAAACATTTCACGCGTTTGCCGCGCTCTAGAACTCAGAGCACCTTCCCGTAGTAGAGAAAGCTGAGCACATGAGCATTGACGTCACCACCGAATTAGATCTCCACAATGAACTTATTCTTGACCCGGCGGCTACGGCCGCACTCTTCCTTGAAGCACGCACGGCCAACAGCTGGGCAGCAGAGGAAATAACCGATGAAACCTTGCAGGCCATCTACGCTCTGACCAAGATGGGCCCTACGGCCATGAACGCCCAACCGATGCGCATCACTTGGGTCCGCTCACCACAAGCCCGCGAACGTCTTGCTGTGCACATGAACGACGGCAATAGGGCCAAGACGCTCACCGCACCCATGGTTGCCGTGTTGAGCTACACGGCACAGTGGCATGAACTGCTGCCTACTACGGCACCACACATGGCTTCCATGGTGCCAATGTTCGAGTCAAACACTGAGGGCCGCACATCTATGGCCGTGAACAACGCCCACCTGCAGGCCGGCTATTTCATCATGGCAGCCCGGGCCGCAGGCCTCGCAGCCGGTCCCATGACCGGCTTTGACGCGGCCGGTGTTGATGGTGAGTTCAATGCCGGCTCCGGCGACAAGTCATTTATGGTGATCAACTTGGGCCGTCCGGCTCAGGATACGGGCCGCGAGCGGCTCCAAAGGCTTGAATTCGACGCCACCAACGTAACAGTGTAAAAATTTTTACACTGTTTTGCTCGTTCAGGCTGACTTTTCAGCATGCGCGCCGTCCTTGTTCTTTACACAGGGCCGGCGCGTTTTTCCTGCCCTTTAGCCAGCTGCCTCTTTGGCCCTGGGTACAGCGCTGAATTCTGTGCCGCAGCCTGTTCCTGCGTGACTGCTTTGGACACTATTAGCCTTGTGCGATCCGTGACGCTCGTGTTCCTGCCAGCCACCAAGGCGGCGCTGAGCATGGCCAGCAAGGCAGGTCTCTTCATCAATTTTCACTATCGAGGTGGGACTCTCGCACACGTCGGGCGCTTCAAAATGTAAGCGTGCCCGGTCCCTTCAGTCAAAACTATCAAGTCAACGGTGTTGCCGTGCGGTTTCCGGTACCGTTGGCGCCACTGCCTCCAGCGGCAGCTCCTGCTCCAAGGACTGCTGTCGGGCACGCTCACGGGCACGGCTGCGCGAGGCTCCCATCATGAAGATGATGATCGCCACGATGGCCAGAAGCCAAAGCACCACAAAGATGGTGATGAGCAGCCAAAACTGCATTCGGGAATCCTCTGGTAGAACAGCAACATATTTCGTTTTAGCTTACTTAATCGTAATATTGTACCGTGCAAGCTGCCTCCGTGTGTGCTGGGAATACGCAGGAAAACTACATCGCCTGGCAGCTGCCTTAGACTGGCCCCATGAACGCTCACACACCTTCGCCCGTCACCATCACCGTCACCGGCGCTGCAGGCCAGATTGGCTATGCGCTGTTGTTCCGTATTGCCTCTGGCGCCATGCTAGGCCCGGATGTCCGCATCAAGCTGAACCTGCTGGAAATTCCGCAGGCCGCCCAAACCGCCGAAGGCACTGTACTTGAACTCATGGACTGTGCGTTNCCCCTCGTGGCGGGCATGGAAGTCTTTGACGATCCAACGAAGGCGTTCGACGGCGCCAACATCGCCATGCTGGTGGGCTCACGTCCGCGTGGNCCCGGGATGGAGCGGGCCGATCTGCTCGCTGCCAATGGTGGTATTTTCTCCGTGCANGGAAAGGCATTGAACGCTGGCGCGGCCGATGACATCAAGGTGGTTGTGGTGGGCAACCCTGCCAATACCAACGCCTTGATTGCCGCCTCGCATGCCAAGGACATTCCGGCCTCACGTTTTACCGCCATGACCCGCCTGGACCACGACCGTGCGGTGGCCCAGCTGGCCGCCAAGACGGGGTCTGCCGTGGCGGATATCAAGAAGCTGGCCATCTGGGGTAACCACTCGGCCAGCCAGTACCCGGATATCAGCCACGCCACGGTGGCTGGCGCTGCTGCCACATCGCTGGTCGAGCAGGCTTGGATTGCCGATGAGTACATTCCNCGCGTGGCCAAGCGCGGGGCCGAAGTAATTTCGGTGCGTGGAGGCTCTTCGGCAGCCTCGGCCGCCAATGCCGCCCTTGAACACATGCGCTTGTGGGTGCAGGGCACGCCGGAGGGCGATTGGACCAGCATGGCTGTTCCTTCCGACGGGTCCTACGGCGTGCCCACGGGGATTGTGAGCTCCTTNCCCGTCACCACCTCCGGCGGGGAGTACAGCATTGTGCCGGATCTGGAGATCAGCGAGTTCTCCCGCAGCCGCATTGACGCCTCGGTGGCCGAACTTCAGTCCGAGCGCGACGCCGTGGCCGAACTGGGCCTGCTCTAAGTAGCGCCAGGAAGCCGTGAGCCGTGAGAGCCCAGCCGTGAGCCCTACAACCATGAGAGCCCAGCCCGCGCCCTGCGTCTTGACCTTAATGCCGACGTTGGCGAGTCGTTCGGCCAGTGGAGTCTGGGTGAGGATGCCGCCATCATGGCCCAGGTCTCCAGCGTCAATATTGCCTGTGGTTTTCATGCCGGTGATCCGCTCACCATGCGGGGCAGTTGTGCAACTGCTGCCGCGTCCGGCGCGGTGATTGGGGCCCACCCGGCNTATCGTGATCTGGCTGGTTTTGGCCGACGCTTCATGGACGTGGACCCGCATGAGCTCACCCAGGAGTTGATCTACCAGATCGGCGCCCTTCAGGCGATGGCCCGGGCTGCAGGCACCTCCGTACGGTACGTCAAACCGCACGGTGCCCTCTACAACGCAATTGTGCATCACAGCGCCCAGGCGCAGGCCGTCGTGTCAGCCGTACTGGCCGTGGACCCGGGGCTGCCACTGCTGGTGGCGCCGCGGTCAGTGGTGCAGCGGTTGGGGCAGGCCGCCGGGCTGGTGGTTGTTACCGAGGCCTTTGCCGACCGTGCCTACAACCCGGACGGCACTCTGGTTCCGCGCACCCAGCCCGGAGCGGTGCTGCACAGTGTTGCGGCTGTGGTGGCTCAAAGCCTGAGCATTGCCTTGCACCAAGAAGTGACGGCCGTGGACGGGAGCCGCATTGGACTCGTTGCCCAAAGCCTGTGCCTGCACGGGGATACTCCGGGTGCTGTTGCGATGGCAACGGCTGTCCGGGCGGCCTTGCTCGATGCCGGCGTTACGATCTGTGGCTTTGCCTAAATGACGGCCGTGGTGGGCGTGCTCCCCGTGGGGCAGGACGCCGTTTTGTTCCAGTGCCACTCGCTGGGACAGGTCATGGCCCTGCAGGAGATGCTGCGTGAAGAGCGGCCAGCCGGGGTGCTCGAGATGGTACCTGCGGCCCGGACCGTGCTGGTGCGGTGTGACTGCCCTGCCGCGCTGCGGCGTCTGACAGAGCTGGTATTGGCGTCCACCCTGCCCCAACACGCCCACAAGACGGGCACTTCCCACCTTCTTGGGACCCAGTACGACGGCGCCGACCTCACCGCTACTGCCCGGCTCACCGGCCTGAGCGAGGAGGCACTCGTTGCCTGGCATGCCGGGCAGGATTGGGTGGCTGTCTTTGGCGGATTTGCGCCGGGCTTCATGTATCTCGCCCCGGCGGAACGTCCCCTGGCCATNCCCCGCCGGGCTACNCCGCGCACCGTAGTGCCGGCAGGCTCGGTGGCCGTTGCCGGTGAGTATTCCGCCGTATATCCAGGCCCGACGCCGGGCGGCTGGCAATTGCTGGGCCGCACCACTGCCGTGTTGTGGGATGCGGCCAGGGCCACTGCGGCTCTCATCCAGCCCGGGGACACTGTCCGCTTCGCACCTGTGCGCGACTTCATCCGAGTGAACGCCAGTGTTCCCATCCTTGCATCAGGAATGACGATGGCCACAGCACAGCGGGGCCGCGACATCGACGACCCGGCTCAGCTTACTCACGGCTTGCAGGTTCTGGCGGCCGGGCCATCCACCACGGTGCAGGACTTGGGCCGGCCAGGTTTCGCCCACGTGGGTGTAACGGGATCGGGCGCCCTGGACCGNGCCGCGCTGCGCCGGGTCAACAGGATGGTGGGCAACTCCATGCCAGACCCCGCGGCCGGAACTGCCGCCACCCAGACCACCACCACCGGGCCATCTGGTACAGCCGGGGCGCCCGGGTTGGAAACTATCCTGTCAGGGCTCCAACTCACTGCTTCGGGCAACCACGTTCTGGCCGTCACCGGAGGGTCCGCCACCTTGGTCATTGCTGAAGTCGCAGGAGGGGAACGCCGCGTTCCCCTGGATGCGCCCTTCCTGCTCAACCATGCAGAGACCCTGTCCCTGCGCCCCCATCCTGGAACGGCAGCTTTTCGCAGTTATGTTGGGGTGCGTGGCGGTTTGAAAGTGCAGGCGGTGCTGGGCAGCTGCGCCACAGATGTGCTCTCTGGGCTTGGCCCGGCCCCGTTGCGGGCAGGTGACTTCTTGAGCGTTGGCCAGCACGCGGGCATCGTGGGCTTCCCCGAGCCTGCCCCGCCNAGCGCACCATTCCCCGAAATTACTGCCGAAGCCCCGGAGGGAACCACCGCAGTTTCCGTTGAGGGTGTCACCATCCTGCGCTACCTCCTTGGCCCACGGCAAGACTGGTTCACCCAGGAGTCCCTGGACCGTTTTGAGCAGCAGGAATGGAGTGTGGGGACGCAGTCAAACAGGATAGGCCTGCGCCTAGACGGCGTTCCCTTGGCCCGGGCGGGTAAAAGCACCGGCACCGAATTGCCCAGCGAAGGGATGCTCGACGGCGCACTGCAGGTGCCGCCGTCGGGCCTGCCAGTGCTTTTTCTTGCCGACCACCCAGTGACGGGTGGCTACCCGGTGTTGGGGATGGTCCTTGCGCAGGACTTGGGCAGGGCTGCCCAGCTCGCCCCGGGAGCCAAGGTTTGTTTCAGCCGCTCCGCTTAGGAGGCTACCGGGAACCATGGTTCTCCCGCCCGCGGCAACCCTGAGCAGCCCGTACTACGCCAGCCGGGCCGGGCCATGCCAGCCCATGGGAACCCCTAAAGCAATTTCCCGACGGTACGAAAATTCATGGCGAGGCGTCTTCGCCCAGAGTAACGGTCTAGCCTACCCAGAGAACGGAAATAACTCTCCCCATGAAGGCACCGCGCCGGAGTGGGGCGCAAAAGCCGAGGAAGGCGCCCAGTTAGTTGGCCTTGCGGCCGCGCAGGAAGTAGGCAATGGGGCCGATGAAATTAATGAACGACGCCGCTACCCACCCCATCTTGGAACCATTGACTTGCGCCCGGGTTCTTTGGGAGAGGTCGCGCAGCGCTGCGATCTGCAAGACAATTTGCGCACAGCCGGCCAGCACGATCATGCGCTTGCGGCCCTTACTCAAATCTTTCAATGCTGCTTCTTGGACATGGTGCCCTACTTTCGTCAATTTCTTGAATTTTCTTGAGTTTTAGTCATTGTCCCACCTCACCTGAACCTGTCCAGCGCCTGTAGCCACCCACTGCGGGATTTTGGCTGATTCGCCTCACACGCTCTGCTCAAAGACTGCGTTCAAAGACCCACGGCAGAGCGGTCATGGTGAGCCGGTGCCGGGCACTGGCTGGAACCTGCGCCCCAGGGTAGGCGGCGTCCCNCTCCCACACCACACCGGCCGGGGCGCCGTGGGAGGGAATGTCACGGGCGGGGGCACCGGCGTCGGGCTTGAGCCAGTGCGTGTTGTAGGCGAACGGTGTGGCGGCCCGGGCGTCGGCGAGCGCCTGCTCCACCGAGCCCGCAGCCGCCAGCTGGTGCAGTGTGACCCAGGTGGGCGGTATCAGCGTCATGGTCCCGGCCGCGTGCCGCGCCAAGGCTTCCGCGGGTGTCAGCCATGCGTATTNTTCATGTTCGCCCGGGTTCAACACCACCTGCTCTGAGACGGCCCGGGCCACCATAAACCAGGTGCGGAAGCGTCGGGGAATGTGTTGCATGGGTGTCCACTGGGCCAGCCAGATGAGCTCTTCGGNGGAAAGCTGTTGGCCGGTTTCCTCGGCGAGTTCACGCAGGCCGGCAGCCCTGGCCGCAGTGAGCTCATCCAACGGCTCCCNCGTGCCAGTTGTCCGGTCTGCCGGGTCCACCTTGCCACCCGGGAACACCCAGGCCCCACCAAAGGCGCTGCTATTTCGGGGCCGTTCCAGCATCAAGGTTTCCAGCGCCGTGGCGCCCTCGCGCAGCAAAACCACTGTGCAGGCATCTTCCAACGGGGCCAGCGGGGCATCAGTTTTCATAGTGCCAGTATTGCCCACCACAAGCATTGCCAGGGACTATACACGCGAGTAGTCTGCTATTCATGAGTACAGTCCACGAGGATCTAACCGGACGTGCCAGGCTGCGGGACGCCGCCATTGAGTGCTTTGCCGCNGCAGGGTTTGGTGAATCCCTGCGCACCATTGCCGCACGGGCAGGAGTGAGCGCCGGGCTGGTGCGCCACCATTTTGGTTCCAAGGAGGCGCTGCGCACCGAATGCGACGCCACCGTACTTGAACGCTACCGAATACTGAAGGCCGAGAGCATCGAGACGGACCCGGCCCTGCTCTCTGCGAGATTGCCGTCCTCGGCGGAGGCCGGNATCCTGCTGGTGTACATCCTGCGCAGCGTGCGCGAAGGCGGTGCGGCCGGGCGCGAGTTCATCGAGGCGATGATTGCCGAGGCCCTNCGTTTTACCCGCGACGCCGTCACTCGCGGCCTGGTGGTGCCCAGCCGAGATGAGGAAGCCCGCGTCCGCTTTCTGATCTACCAGTCCATCGGCGCCCTGGTGGTCCGCATGGCCATCCACCCCGAGACTCCATTGGATGACTTCACCGGCATCATGGAACAGTTTTACGCAGATACCATCTTGCCCACCTTGGAGCTGTACACGGAGGGGCTTTTCACCGACCGAAACTATCTCGAGCAGTACCTGAAGTACGCCGCAGGTACGCACAACCCACCCGTGGGGTCCGCGGGAAACACTGCATCTGCGTAAGGACTCATCATGACGGAAAGCGATTTTGCTATTCAGGTCACGGGCCTGCACAAGCACTTTGGCCGGACCATTGCGTTGGCCGGGTTGAACCTGACGGTGCCGCAGGGCACCGTAGCGGGCTTCCTGGGACCCAACGGCTCGGGCAAGTCAACCACCCTGCGGATCCTGTTGGGCCTGTTGAAGTCCGACGGCGGGACCGCCAGGCTGCTGGGCGGCGATCCCTGGCGTGACGCCGTGGACCTTCACCGCCGCATCGCCTACGTCCCCGGNGAGGTGAGCCTGTGGCCCAACCTAACAGGCGGGCAAGCCATCGGCATTCTCTCGCGCCTGCGCGGCAGGGTCGACGCCGCCGCGCGGGACGCACTGCTGGAGCGCTTCGAGCTTGACCCGACGAAGAAGGCCCGCAGTTATTCCAAGGGCAACCGGCANAAAGTGGCATTGGTGGCAGGGCTGGCATCCAATGCCGAGCTGCTCATCCTGGACGAACCGACATCGGGCCTTGACCCGCTCATGGAACAGGTGTTTACCGAGTGCATCCGCGAGGTGAAAGAGGAGGGCCGCAGCGTGCTGCTCTCAAGCCACATCTTTGCCGAGGTGGAAAAGCTGTGCGACACCGTCACAATCATTCGCGAGGGGCGCACAGTTGAGTCCGGCCGGCTGGATGAGCTGCGGCACCTGCACCGAACCACCGTCTCGATTGTGCTGGACCGG from Arthrobacter polaris encodes:
- a CDS encoding ABC transporter ATP-binding protein, whose translation is MTESDFAIQVTGLHKHFGRTIALAGLNLTVPQGTVAGFLGPNGSGKSTTLRILLGLLKSDGGTARLLGGDPWRDAVDLHRRIAYVPGEVSLWPNLTGGQAIGILSRLRGRVDAAARDALLERFELDPTKKARSYSKGNRXKVALVAGLASNAELLILDEPTSGLDPLMEQVFTECIREVKEEGRSVLLSSHIFAEVEKLCDTVTIIREGRTVESGRLDELRHLHRTTVSIVLDRDASVLAGVPGINDLVAEGAKATFTVGEAELGSVLAAVAAFDPHTLVSSPPSLEDLFLRHYSGGAGNPPVAQPAAXHNPTATPQSAGTR
- a CDS encoding ATP-binding protein gives rise to the protein MTAWSIRDFHAQDVEGILXLWQSLRETGVEPVYDLSEVLASCEKDHAVVAVQXDQLVGAAVGRAAHDQGWIVFLATLPVFRGQGIGTLLLAAVENRMASHGLNKLSALMPESETXVEAFSNRGFVVXXNLRYFERRIPIQRAERGVLEELGXRILPRDLWDRVAGMTEEKELLERRLVLPLAEAGLAEEFGVVPPRAVVLFGPPGTGKTTFAKAIASRLEWPFVEVFPSRLAGXPGGLAGALRQTFXEIAELEHAVVFIDEVEEIASQRSXEPPSPMQGVTNELLKIIPAFRDQPGRLLVCATNFIRSLDSAFLRHGRFDYVIPIGLPDPQARTAMWQRFIPAAVAEHIDVQALVGASTGFSPADIEFAARSASQRALEKAVYDDGVAVTGRRGPVTEDYLATIAETRATVSDAVAADFLEDIQALART
- a CDS encoding malate dehydrogenase, whose product is MNAHTPSPVTITVTGAAGQIGYALLFRIASGAMLGPDVRIKLNLLEIPQAAQTAEGTVLELMDCAXPLVAGMEVFDDPTKAFDGANIAMLVGSRPRGPGMERADLLAANGGIFSVXGKALNAGAADDIKVVVVGNPANTNALIAASHAKDIPASRFTAMTRLDHDRAVAQLAAKTGSAVADIKKLAIWGNHSASQYPDISHATVAGAAATSLVEQAWIADEYIPRVAKRGAEVISVRGGSSAASAANAALEHMRLWVQGTPEGDWTSMAVPSDGSYGVPTGIVSSXPVTTSGGEYSIVPDLEISEFSRSRIDASVAELQSERDAVAELGLL
- a CDS encoding PLD nuclease N-terminal domain-containing protein produces the protein MTKVGHHVQEAALKDLSKGRKRMIVLAGCAQIVLQIAALRDLSQRTRAQVNGSKMGWVAASFINFIGPIAYFLRGRKAN
- a CDS encoding LamB/YcsF family protein, yielding MRLDLNADVGESFGQWSLGEDAAIMAQVSSVNIACGFHAGDPLTMRGSCATAAASGAVIGAHPAYRDLAGFGRRFMDVDPHELTQELIYQIGALQAMARAAGTSVRYVKPHGALYNAIVHHSAQAQAVVSAVLAVDPGLPLLVAPRSVVQRLGQAAGLVVVTEAFADRAYNPDGTLVPRTQPGAVLHSVAAVVAQSLSIALHQEVTAVDGSRIGLVAQSLCLHGDTPGAVAMATAVRAALLDAGVTICGFA
- a CDS encoding TetR/AcrR family transcriptional regulator; protein product: MSTVHEDLTGRARLRDAAIECFAAAGFGESLRTIAARAGVSAGLVRHHFGSKEALRTECDATVLERYRILKAESIETDPALLSARLPSSAEAGILLVYILRSVREGGAAGREFIEAMIAEALRFTRDAVTRGLVVPSRDEEARVRFLIYQSIGALVVRMAIHPETPLDDFTGIMEQFYADTILPTLELYTEGLFTDRNYLEQYLKYAAGTHNPPVGSAGNTASA
- a CDS encoding carboxyltransferase domain-containing protein, whose protein sequence is MTAVVGVLPVGQDAVLFQCHSLGQVMALQEMLREERPAGVLEMVPAARTVLVRCDCPAALRRLTELVLASTLPQHAHKTGTSHLLGTQYDGADLTATARLTGLSEEALVAWHAGQDWVAVFGGFAPGFMYLAPAERPLAXPRRATPRTVVPAGSVAVAGEYSAVYPGPTPGGWQLLGRTTAVLWDAARATAALIQPGDTVRFAPVRDFIRVNASVPILASGMTMATAQRGRDIDDPAQLTHGLQVLAAGPSTTVQDLGRPGFAHVGVTGSGALDRAALRRVNRMVGNSMPDPAAGTAATQTTTTGPSGTAGAPGLETILSGLQLTASGNHVLAVTGGSATLVIAEVAGGERRVPLDAPFLLNHAETLSLRPHPGTAAFRSYVGVRGGLKVQAVLGSCATDVLSGLGPAPLRAGDFLSVGQHAGIVGFPEPAPPSAPFPEITAEAPEGTTAVSVEGVTILRYLLGPRQDWFTQESLDRFEQQEWSVGTQSNRIGLRLDGVPLARAGKSTGTELPSEGMLDGALQVPPSGLPVLFLADHPVTGGYPVLGMVLAQDLGRAAQLAPGAKVCFSRSA
- a CDS encoding malonic semialdehyde reductase, whose amino-acid sequence is MSIDVTTELDLHNELILDPAATAALFLEARTANSWAAEEITDETLQAIYALTKMGPTAMNAQPMRITWVRSPQARERLAVHMNDGNRAKTLTAPMVAVLSYTAQWHELLPTTAPHMASMVPMFESNTEGRTSMAVNNAHLQAGYFIMAARAAGLAAGPMTGFDAAGVDGEFNAGSGDKSFMVINLGRPAQDTGRERLQRLEFDATNVTV
- a CDS encoding NUDIX hydrolase; translated protein: MKTDAPLAPLEDACTVVLLREGATALETLMLERPRNSSAFGGAWVFPGGKVDPADRTTGTXEPLDELTAARAAGLRELAEETGQQLSXEELIWLAQWTPMQHIPRRFRTWFMVARAVSEQVVLNPGEHEXYAWLTPAEALARHAAGTMTLIPPTWVTLHQLAAAGSVEQALADARAATPFAYNTHWLKPDAGAPARDIPSHGAPAGVVWEXDAAYPGAQVPASARHRLTMTALPWVFERSL
- the corA gene encoding magnesium/cobalt transporter CorA, which produces MTIIDNAVYVDGKRFANPDSLDQTYEVMDSCQGMAWIGMFRPDAEEMRSLATEFSLHELAVEDAIKAHQRPKLERYDDVLFTVLRPARYDDESETVEFGELHVFTGSDFVVTIRHAETPGLSSTRTRLEADPELLALGPEAVLYAIMDQVVDDYQPVVSGLENDIDEIEDQLFAGEPNVSLRIYQLSREVIQFQRAIHPLQEILQQLKAGFXKYRFNVELVRRLRDVEDHIETVTAKADSFRQLLQNALTVDGTLTTNRQNEAAAAENEQVXKISSWAAILFAPSFVGSIYGMNFENMPELHWAFGXPFALTLMFLVGLVMYVIFKXKTWL